From a region of the Haematobia irritans isolate KBUSLIRL chromosome 4, ASM5000362v1, whole genome shotgun sequence genome:
- the LOC142233614 gene encoding putative phosphatidate phosphatase: protein MMKRLKSFARIAFDLVIFAAVCLSELALRKWFRPHKRGFFCNDESLQYPLRENTISVTLMVSIVLAVPCSVIVVIELFKQLSPQLPNGGGDKRKSCSVQNTKQGCRLGERVMHCYAQLGYYLFGLALTLVATHITKISVGRLRPHFFAVCQPQMPDGSTCKDSFNFGRYIEDYQCVGENMTESNLLQVGQSFPSGHSSIFFYAMIYLAFYLQACLSTRASKLLKHLLQFIFIMFAWYVALSRISDYWHHWSDVLAGIILGSSIAFIVASYVAHIFVRRPMRQNSNVAPKPPAKPSASPAGSSGKSNASPPVLPAYTFGTLPYLPHPHATAAAVAAAAAQQQAQFAQTYHNYGYVP from the coding sequence ATGATGAAACGTTTAAAGAGTTTTGCCCGCATTGCCTTTGACTTGGTGATCTTTGCTGCTGTGTGTTTAAGTGAATTGGCCCTAAGGAAATGGTTTAGGCCACACAAACGAGGCTTCTTCTGCAACGATGAGTCACTGCAATATCCCCTCagagaaaacaccattagtgtCACCTTGATGGTCAGCATTGTCTTGGCTGTGCCTTGTTCCGTGATTGTGGTCATAGAATTGTTCAAGCAACTTTCTCCCCAATTGCCAAACGGTGGAGGAGACAAACGCAAATCATGCTCGGTTCAGAACACGAAACAAGGTTGCCGTTTGGGTGAACGCGTCATGCATTGTTATGCCCAGCTGGGCTATTATCTTTTCGGTTTGGCTTTGACCCTGGTGGCCACTCATATAACGAAAATATCTGTGGGCCGTCTGAGGCCACATTTCTTTGCTGTCTGCCAACCCCAAATGCCGGATGGTTCCACGTGTAAGGATTCCTTCAATTTTGGCCGCTACATCGAGGATTATCAATGTGTGGGTGAAAATATGACCGAATCAAATTTGCTGCAGGTTGGCCAATCATTTCCCAGTGGCCATTCCAGTATCTTTTTCTATGCCATGATCTATTTGGCCTTCTATCTACAGGCCTGTCTAAGCACTAGGGCATCCAAGTTACTCAAACATTTGCTGCAATTCATTTTCATTATGTTTGCCTGGTATGTGGCCCTATCAAGGATCTCGGATTATTGGCATCATTGGTCTGACGTATTGGCTGGAATTATCTTGGGATCGAGCATCGCCTTTATAGTGGCCTCATATGTGGCCCACATCTTTGTGCGAAGACCcatgcggcaaaactcgaatgtGGCCCCTAAACCACCAGCGAAGCCTTCAGCCTCGCCAGCAGGTTCTTCGGGAAAATCCAATGCCTCACCACCAGTCTTGCCCGCCTATACATTTGGGACATTGCCATATTTGCCTCATCCCCATGCCACAGCGGCAGCAGTGGCTGCAGCAGCAGCTCAGCAACAGGCCCAATTTGCCCAAACCTATCATAATTACGGCTATGTACCATAG
- the LOC142233615 gene encoding putative phosphatidate phosphatase codes for MSCCNNPNTRLLMRLIVDILLLSSVFTVALIILPQLLRTRYRGFFCGDESIAYPFKQETLLKRIHVTILVIAIPAAMVIIIEMLRVTFPAPKSSTSTAKIGHVPKPPQRYVFVGVRIPTFVSECYNIMGVYLFGLALVLIASSCTKHFTGRLAPYFMDVCQPLMPANVTACSDPSHFGRFIEYYTCSSLTITPHLMNTMRQSFPSTHSATTAYAMFFLAIYMQVRLKTGWMKLWRCLMQFCAIVIAILVALERVGSYRHHWTDVAMGIFMGALMAFFMTMYVSPLFKKVPIKVRRIRDDTSNMYGYYTVMPKPRYFV; via the coding sequence ATGAGTTGCTGTAATAATCCCAATACCCGCCTCTTAATGCGTCTCATCGTGGATATTTTATTGCTCTCTAGTGTTTTCACTGTGGCCCTGATTATCCTGCCACAGTTGCTAAGGACCAGATATCGCGGTTTCTTTTGTGGCGATGAATCCATAGCTTATCCCTTTAAACAGGAGACTTTATTGAAACGCATTCATGTGACCATACTGGTGATTGCCATACCTGCAGCTATGGTCATCATCATAGAAATGTTACGCGTTACATTTCCGGCTCCGAAATCTTCTACCTCAACGGCTAAGATAGGACACGTGCCAAAACCACCACAGCGTTATGTGTTTGTGGGAGTTCGCATACCCACTTTTGTCAGCGAGTGCTACAACATCATGGGCGTCTACCTGTTTGGTCTTGCCTTGGTTTTAATTGCCAGCAGCTGTACAAAACATTTCACGGGCCGCCTTGCTCCCTATTTTATGGATGTGTGTCAACCCCTGATGCCAGCCAATGTGACAGCCTGCTCGGATCCCTCGCATTTTGGCCGTTTTATTGAATATTACACCTGCTCCTCGCTGACCATAACTCCCCATCTCATGAATACAATGCGTCAATCATTTCCCAGCACCCATTCGGCTACAACGGCATATGCCATGTTTTTCCTGGCCATTTATATGCAGGTTCGTCTCAAGACGGGATGGATGAAACTATGGCGTTGCCTTATGCAATTCTGCGCTATTGTCATTGCCATTTTGGTGGCTTTGGAACGTGTGGGCTCGTATCGGCATCATTGGACTGATGTGGCCATGGGTATTTTCATGGGTGCCCTTATGGCCTTCTTTATGACCATGTATGTGTCGCCGCTCTTCAAAAAGGTACCCATCAAAGTGAGAAGAATTCGTGATGATACCTCAAATATGTATGGCTATTACACAGTAATGCCTAAACCACGGTATTTTGTCTAG